From Gossypium raimondii isolate GPD5lz chromosome 11, ASM2569854v1, whole genome shotgun sequence:
tcgaaaaCTTATTCCTACTTttccaatttcaaaaaaaaaaaatagtgaattATAAGAGAAGGATAAAGCCCTAACATCAACACGAGTAATACAACTCAAACTCAAGCCACACTTAAGTCCATAAACaccctaattaattttttcattgaCAAAAACAAAGTGTTGCAATAAACTTGAACTTAATAGATAACGTCACTAGTATTAATaattagacttaaattttaaatttaaaagcacaaaaaataaatttcttaaaataaaaatcagaagaataaatttcaaatgtataaaTTACAACAAACTTAAAgtatatttaatgtttttaaaactgTACGATGACGTGacttatacatatttaaatgtgttttataaCTTGACAAATTctttggaaaaaataaaaagcctaatttatatttaatagtaagaaaaattcaaagtatACATCCCATATTACTATAGTGACGTCAAATTATATGATACAGTTACCAAAAAAAATTCGTAAAGCTGAAAAATACATTTAGAAAAGTAAAgagattaaaaatatcaaattatagtaaataGACTAATTCGACAAAAAGTACATAGTATAGGGACTTTCTATGGAATTTGACTCCCTCTTTTTTCTCTCGCTAACTTTTCTTAGTTTTTTATTGGTTTCGTACCGCTAAATGAAGTGTAGCTGGAAATTTGGGAATGAAACCCGGGCTTTGGACAGGAACAGGTAACCGACACTGGTTCGAACTCAAATGACCGTTATAACCCTCTTATTGTGTTCGGGCATCGTTGTACCTTTTTTGAACTGTTTTTATGTTATGGTTGGATCACTTAAGCAGGGGGAGTAGTGTGGTAAAGGCTGATTGACTCTGGAGGGTAAATTTGTCATTCGACTATTAAGTGTACGAACTTTGCAATAAATTTGGGAAGCTCTGATTGAGGGGCAGGTCACGAGTGGCGATCTGGGAGAGTACTCATTAAAGAGGTTAATTCTGAGTTAGGGATGGTATATtgtataattcatttcaattttaaattatttattctgaaaatattcatttcatttgaagaaaaatatatattttattttatttcatttgaacaataattaaaaattttatcaggattatatacatgtaaacattaattatttaagataccgtatattattataatttttatatattgttgtatttgtattattttaatttttcatttggaattatcaaattataattttatattcatggtgatattatttttgtatggcATACGCATATGtaaattctatatattacatatattttgcATTATGAGGACTTAATGTTTGGGTggatgagagaaaataaaaatatatactctATACTTTATAGTCTATCTTTGTTAgggttgtgtgacccaaattttaagaaattacttgtaagtcaagttaaacaaaaatatattttctttctagaatatttagtatttattaatatagtatatttagcatttattagcattgTTTATTTGACtaactaatttagcctataaataggctcttttacaaccttaggaatatacacccattagattagaactcataacacatttagagaattttgtgtttacgttttgagggggtttttttcgaattttcggggtttagtttttatcttcatcttttgtacttttcGTTCTTCtaccattatagtaaaattatctttgcccgtgattttttatcctctttggagaagtttttccacgttaaatttgtgtgtttaatttctcaatttcttctgctatttttacttgttcattgcttaatcgggtcgattcCTAACGCTCTacattcaatataaataaagagagaaagaaaatagttttctttagtggttttgtttttaataaatagttgttctaaaagaaaataactaaatgcCCTAAATATATTTGGTCTTTTTGGCCGGTGACTGATATCAGTGAAGCATGACTTAGAGGACAAGTATTTTAATGACttctaaattttagttttttaagaAGTTTTACCTTAAAGTTAGGTGCAAatctaataaatattaagattaaaattttgggatgtTGGTATCActactttaataaaataaaatcacattaTCTAACTAATTCATAACACCAAccgaattaaaaatatttatataattttagtaaaaatataatagtgaaataaaaatatttatattcggGAATGAAAAGATATTTTGAAACGTTAACTATATATCATCACATTCACCTAATATTCTATATCTTAATAGAATTTTTTCAACAATGTTTACATACTTATGCGCCTCAGTTCTTAAATCTTTTCAACAATGTTTTCTAATATTTCACACTTTATTTAAttgcaattttaaatataacattattaCATCCTCTTTAGTCTTTaccattaattttcattatattgTAATACATCACTTGTCTAACATAAAATCCTTTAACTCATTCATCCATTACAccgtatttttaaaaatacaagacttaatttatatattaatataattaatacttatttttatatattactagTCGGTGTGCATCGCGTGAatataaataatctaaaaatattaattagttagGAAAATAATCTAGAGaacaaattatatatgaaaataattcgTTAGTGCTGCCTGACTAGCCCACGACACTATCACTTTTTCCTCCTAATTATGACTCAATCATCAATGTTGCTTGACACAGTGGCGTTACCGAACTGAAATGTGATTATATAAAACGTTCAAAGACCTAATGAAGCAATTATCCTTTTTAGATTGACCGGAAGAAGGATGTCGCCTTATTGTACGGGgcaccaaattaaattattttcaatttttggtccATTTGCATGTTAGGTTTGTTCCCTTttagaattaaatataaatagcctttaaaaaaatataagaatagcaaaaataaacccttctcattttttttctttaaacaataaaattaaaaagctatataaaattattatttaaattacccAAATACATCCCTCAAAAAATTCTCcaaatttatctaaattcaaatatgctagggaatgaaaatatttaaatttagataaactTGAGCAAATTTTTGAGGGATATATTTgggtaatttaaataagaattttaaatagttttttaattttattattttttaaacaaataaaaaaataagaaggatttatttttgttattcttatattttttaaaaggtattaaatttaattttaaaaaggaacagcaaataaactaaaagttgaaaattatttaatttggtgcTGTCATAATGTGAGGCAGATCCTTTTTTTCATCCAATCTAAAAATGGTAATTATTTCATCAGGTCCCTAAACGTTTTATATAATCACACTTCAATTCggtcgaaattttttttaaaacaataacaatTGGGTCATGTTTACGGAAAAAAGAGAGGTAAGTTGGTCCGGTGGCATcgacaaatataataataaacggatcattttcatatataatttttgttttagtatattttcataattaattaatatttttaagttatttatataaaaaaaacggAAATGAACTATTACACTAATCAACGTTGAAGATATCATTAAATAGTCAAATAAGATTATTACAGAACATATATACAGATGTCGAAACCTAAAACTGGTTTTCCATCACTGAAATGTGAAATTCTCCACGTTACACGTACCTGTTTCTCATCACCAAAGTCTCCAATCTCCTTCCATATGTCACCTCCTCTGTAATCTCTTCTCTTCCTTCCCCAATCTCTTACTATATATTGCCCCATTCTTATCCCTTTTTCCTTTCGCTACTTTTGTCCATAATTTCTATGCTTAAGACTCTGGTACTCCGTTCTTcttctctttccttttctcaCTTTAACCACTTCTCCACCTTACCCAGAAAATTCCCATTTTCCTTCACTCACTTTCCTTGTCCTTTCTCGACCGTTTTCCCTCGACCCGTTAACTCCTGCAGGTGCAAGGTCTTCGCCATGGCTGAACGGACCTCCACTTCAAGTTCCCACTCCCTTAAGTATACTAATCGTCTCGCAACTGAGCATAGTCCTTATCTTCTTCAACATGCTCATAACCCGGTAATTCTGTCTTATCTTCTTCTATCGTGGGATGTATGGGACTGATgggttttatttcttttgaatatTTCAGCTCAGTtgagtttaataaatgattGGCTTTATAAAATTGagccaaaaagaaaacatatcaGTTCAATGAGTTAAGACTTTATTTTGAAGGTTGATTGGTATCCTTGGGGTGAAGAAGCTTTTGCAGAAGCAAGAAAAAGAGACGTGCCAATCTTCTTATCAAGTATGATATAGTCTTACTTATTGTCATTTGGATAATTTACAGTTATTGAAAATTGACAATTTGTTACTAATTTCGGTCATTTGgtcatttatttttatggtgGATTCTTTTTGAAGTTGGATACAGTACCTGTCACTGGTAAAAAGTCTTAACCCATTTGTGCAAATCGACATCTGGACTACATTATTTTTGTGAATCCAAATAGTGAAATGAGAACTGACAGATTCCTGTCATTTATGAAGGTGTCATGTGATGGAGGTGGAGTCTTTTGAAAACGAAGAGGTGGCAAAGTTGTTGAATGATTGGTTTGTGAGTATTAAGGTGagtgaatttatttgatgttttttttttttttttggtatgtGGTAATGTGCAATTCTGGCTTGGTAATGGTAAGTCATTAACTAACCTAGGTGTCCTTAAAGCGTTTGATCTCCCATACTCTTCTGACATGCTACTACAGGTGGATCGAGAAGAAAGGCCCGATGTTGACAAGGTAAATGAGATACACAGTAATTGTATAAGCTCTTTTGTGCAGTTACTCTGATTGTGATTAACTGATTATAACATCATTTTGTAAGCATAGCAGAGTGATTGCATAGTTCACACACAATGAAAGtcagtataaaaattaataggtCATGGTCCACTGTTTCAAATATATTGTGCTCACAGAAtaattttcgtttttttctAGGTGTACATGACATATGTGCAGGCTTTGTACGGTGGTGGAGGGTGGCCGCTGTCCGTTTTGCTTTCACCTGATTTAAAACCCTTAATGGGTGGAACTTACTTTCCTCCTGAGGATAAGTATGGAAGGCCTGGATTTAAGACCATTCTTAGGTTAGCATATATTCTTCCTGAAACACTAGTTTTTGTTTTCCTGTAGCTTCGTAATTCTTATCCATCCCTTTTCTGGTGGGATTGTAAGCACTGATTGGTGCCATCTGGATGTAGTTTTAAGATTTgagtttaaactttaaaccttcTCCTTTCAAATTCATATTACTTCACTAATGCATGTTGTTTTTTCACTTTGCACAATTTATTCTTCTCCACCCGCACACTTTCGTTCTGCTATTACAGAAAGGTGAAGGATGCTTGGGATAATAAAAGAGATATGATTGTTAAGAGTGGAGCCTTTGCTATTGAACAGCTATCAGAAGCATTATCGGCTAGTGCAGGTTCAAATCAGTTGCCAGATGGGCTTGCACAAAATGCATTACGCTTATGTGCAGAGCAGGTATGCTTCTATCTTTCCAGAACTTGACATGGCCTATTCATGAACAACCATAACCCGATTCTAGTAATATAGCCTGGgtataatttaatcattgagTTTTATTGAAGTGCTTCattggttctttttttttttcttttttgctgtGTTTGGCAATGTTGTAATAAGAAAAGCAGAATATTTTTTCCTTGAGATCAATGTTTGCTTGTTCCAAATAGATAAATGTTTCACTTTTCAGGAGTTATTAACTGCATTTCTTTTCAGCTGTCTAACAGCTATGATTCAAGGTTCGGTGGTTTTGGATCTGCTCCCAAGTTTCCTAGACCAGTCGAGATTCAATTGATGCTCTATCAGTCCAAAAAATTAGAGGAAAGCAGAAAACCTGGTGAAGCAAAAGAGAGtctgaaaatggttttctttagTTTGCAATGCATGGCAAGAGGAGGTATGCATGACCACGTTGGAGGTGGTTTTCACAGATATAGTGTGGACGAATGCTGGCATGGTCAgtttctttctttgtttgttgtttttgtctctacctttttgttttaatttctagcagttgaaagaaaaatgtttgCATGGAATATTATCTTTCTGATTGACATGATCGtcaaatattaacaaataattcattatatacTATTAATATTAACTGCAACATGTGTTTTTGAGCTTCATTTTGTCTGTTGTTCTGATGGACATGATTGTAACTTTTACTTCTCTTGCAGTTCCTCATTTTGAGAAAATGCTGTACGATCAAGGGCAACTTGCCAATGTTTACTTGGATGCTTTTTTCATCTCTAGAGACATATTATATTCATTTATATCTCGAGATATCCTTGATTATTTAAGGAGAGATATGATTGGGTCAGAAGGTGGAATCTTTTCAGCAGAGGATGCTGATAGTGCTGAATTTGAAGGTGCAACCAGAAAAAAGGAGGGAGCATTCTACATATGGACGAGCAAAGAGGtcattttccatcatttttGACCGAGCATGtgcatatttcattatattaggATACTTTTGATTATGGAGGGagaaaataagatattataaaGCATGGTGCTCATCGCCCTATGACGAGATTTTTCATTGCACTAGGACTCTTGTGCTTCAGTTGATATTGggaaaagaagaagattttATTTAGCATGATGCTCATCTTGATATGATTAGAATTGTCCTTTACATGGCTTAGTTTATTTATCTATGTTTTTGAGCTTCATTGTTGTGTCAAATGACCCTATGCCTCTACTATATAGTTTTACTTTTCGAGCTGTGTATGAAAACTGCACATACATTTGTGATTGATCATAATGCTTCTTATCTGGTAACATGTAGTCATTCCTATTATGAGATAATGATCGTTGTAATTGCCAGTTCCCTCCTTATCTTAAGTTTCTAAAGAATATGTTGATCTTCATGTTTAAGATTGATGACATTCTTGGAGAGCATGCTAGTCTTTTTAAGGAACATTACTATGTAAAGCCATCAGGAAACTGCGATCTTTCTAGCATGAGTGACCCGCACAAGGAATTCAAGGGGAAAAATGTGCTCATTGAAAGAAATGATTCTTCAGCACTGGCATCAAAACTTGGCATGTCAATCCAGGAGTATCTGGATATTCTAggtgaatgcaaaaagaaacTTTTTGATGCAAGGGCAAAGAGACCTAGGCCACATTTGGATGATAAGGTACGTATCTGACAGAAATAATGTTAGGCGACTCCTcttattactttttttcttaCTGGTGATAAACACTTACCTCAAGTACTTGCTAGGTGATTGTATCGTGGAATGGACTTGCAATTTCATCTTTTGCAAAAGCATCTAAAATCCTCAAGGGTGAACCGCAGGGCACAAATTCCAACTTCCCTGTTGTTGGATGTGATGTAAGATTTTAACCTTCTTCACTCATGGAAAGCAAGTTGATTTGTCATAGTGGCTTTAATTGGAAAGAGTTGCTTTATAGATTTTAACCATGCTCATGACTGGattatgcttttaaaatttatagctCCCAAAACCTTCCCAAGGATGAAAAAGCTAATGATATGATGTATGTATTAACTTTTACATAATACGAGAGAAGCTAGCACGCCATATATTGTGGCTGGCTTTGGTTGTAGCACAAATGCTTATAAGACCTGTTACAGCTAAGCCTAGTAGTAAAGTAAAACTGGTTTATTAGTGGTTTAGCTATTTCCCTAGGGCAATATGGTAAGCCAAAAAGTTTTGTCCTATTCTCTTGATTGGTAATTTTGACACTTGAAGATACTAGtgatctaattatatttttaagtgatCTTCAAACTTCTTAAGTGGTCACCATGTTGATAGCAGGAGCGGTATTGTCCTGCTATTTTTACATTATTGCATTTTCTTGCCGGTTAATTCTTATTTGAGTAAAACAATTTTGCTATTTGATAATTCCAGCCTAAGGAGTACATGGAAGTTGCAGAAAAGGCGGCAAATTTTATTAGAAGACATCTGTACAATGAACAAACACGCAGGCTTCAGCATAGCTTTAGGA
This genomic window contains:
- the LOC105803044 gene encoding uncharacterized protein LOC105803044 isoform X1, translating into MLKTLVLRSSSLSFSHFNHFSTLPRKFPFSFTHFPCPFSTVFPRPVNSCRCKVFAMAERTSTSSSHSLKYTNRLATEHSPYLLQHAHNPVDWYPWGEEAFAEARKRDVPIFLSIGYSTCHWCHVMEVESFENEEVAKLLNDWFVSIKVDREERPDVDKVYMTYVQALYGGGGWPLSVLLSPDLKPLMGGTYFPPEDKYGRPGFKTILRKVKDAWDNKRDMIVKSGAFAIEQLSEALSASAGSNQLPDGLAQNALRLCAEQLSNSYDSRFGGFGSAPKFPRPVEIQLMLYQSKKLEESRKPGEAKESLKMVFFSLQCMARGGMHDHVGGGFHRYSVDECWHVPHFEKMLYDQGQLANVYLDAFFISRDILYSFISRDILDYLRRDMIGSEGGIFSAEDADSAEFEGATRKKEGAFYIWTSKEIDDILGEHASLFKEHYYVKPSGNCDLSSMSDPHKEFKGKNVLIERNDSSALASKLGMSIQEYLDILGECKKKLFDARAKRPRPHLDDKVIVSWNGLAISSFAKASKILKGEPQGTNSNFPVVGCDPKEYMEVAEKAANFIRRHLYNEQTRRLQHSFRNGPSNAPGFLDDYAFLISGLLDLYEFGGSTDWLVWATELQDMQDELFLDREGGAYFNTPGEDPSVLLRVKEDHDGAEPSGNSVSAINLVRLVSMVSGSKSDHYRQNGEHLLAVFESRLKEMAMAVPLMCCAADMLSIPSRKQVVLVGHKPSEEFENMLAAAHASYDPNKTVIHIDPTNTAEMEFWETNNNKVALMARNNFAADKVVALVCQSFSCRPPVSSPESLQHMLSNKSASSSVV
- the LOC105803044 gene encoding uncharacterized protein LOC105803044 isoform X2, yielding MEVESFENEEVAKLLNDWFVSIKVDREERPDVDKVYMTYVQALYGGGGWPLSVLLSPDLKPLMGGTYFPPEDKYGRPGFKTILRKVKDAWDNKRDMIVKSGAFAIEQLSEALSASAGSNQLPDGLAQNALRLCAEQLSNSYDSRFGGFGSAPKFPRPVEIQLMLYQSKKLEESRKPGEAKESLKMVFFSLQCMARGGMHDHVGGGFHRYSVDECWHVPHFEKMLYDQGQLANVYLDAFFISRDILYSFISRDILDYLRRDMIGSEGGIFSAEDADSAEFEGATRKKEGAFYIWTSKEIDDILGEHASLFKEHYYVKPSGNCDLSSMSDPHKEFKGKNVLIERNDSSALASKLGMSIQEYLDILGECKKKLFDARAKRPRPHLDDKVIVSWNGLAISSFAKASKILKGEPQGTNSNFPVVGCDPKEYMEVAEKAANFIRRHLYNEQTRRLQHSFRNGPSNAPGFLDDYAFLISGLLDLYEFGGSTDWLVWATELQDMQDELFLDREGGAYFNTPGEDPSVLLRVKEDHDGAEPSGNSVSAINLVRLVSMVSGSKSDHYRQNGEHLLAVFESRLKEMAMAVPLMCCAADMLSIPSRKQVVLVGHKPSEEFENMLAAAHASYDPNKTVIHIDPTNTAEMEFWETNNNKVALMARNNFAADKVVALVCQSFSCRPPVSSPESLQHMLSNKSASSSVV
- the LOC105803044 gene encoding uncharacterized protein LOC105803044 isoform X3 — encoded protein: MLLQVDREERPDVDKVYMTYVQALYGGGGWPLSVLLSPDLKPLMGGTYFPPEDKYGRPGFKTILRKVKDAWDNKRDMIVKSGAFAIEQLSEALSASAGSNQLPDGLAQNALRLCAEQLSNSYDSRFGGFGSAPKFPRPVEIQLMLYQSKKLEESRKPGEAKESLKMVFFSLQCMARGGMHDHVGGGFHRYSVDECWHVPHFEKMLYDQGQLANVYLDAFFISRDILYSFISRDILDYLRRDMIGSEGGIFSAEDADSAEFEGATRKKEGAFYIWTSKEIDDILGEHASLFKEHYYVKPSGNCDLSSMSDPHKEFKGKNVLIERNDSSALASKLGMSIQEYLDILGECKKKLFDARAKRPRPHLDDKVIVSWNGLAISSFAKASKILKGEPQGTNSNFPVVGCDPKEYMEVAEKAANFIRRHLYNEQTRRLQHSFRNGPSNAPGFLDDYAFLISGLLDLYEFGGSTDWLVWATELQDMQDELFLDREGGAYFNTPGEDPSVLLRVKEDHDGAEPSGNSVSAINLVRLVSMVSGSKSDHYRQNGEHLLAVFESRLKEMAMAVPLMCCAADMLSIPSRKQVVLVGHKPSEEFENMLAAAHASYDPNKTVIHIDPTNTAEMEFWETNNNKVALMARNNFAADKVVALVCQSFSCRPPVSSPESLQHMLSNKSASSSVV